A single Nicotiana tabacum cultivar K326 chromosome 5, ASM71507v2, whole genome shotgun sequence DNA region contains:
- the LOC142180709 gene encoding uncharacterized protein LOC142180709 — MNAWKMFFDGGVNIKGVRFGAILISPVGQHYPAIARLRFFCTNNTAEYEACIMSMNMAIDQDVEELIIMGDSDLIIRQAQGEWKTRDIKFIPYKQHVEDISKRFKSIEFRYVPHLHNELVDALATLASMLPYPGNLHINPPEIQI; from the coding sequence AtgaatgcttggaaaatgttcttcgatggaggtGTGAACATAAAAGGCGTCAGatttggggcaatcttgatctcacccgtTGGTCAGCACTATCCAGCCATAGCCCGGCTtcggtttttctgcacaaacaacacagccgaatatgaagcctgtatTATGAGCATGAATATGGCAATTGACCAAGATGTGGAAGAGTTgataatcatgggagattcagatctgattatccgacaagctcagggAGAATGGAAAACTCGAGATATCAAGTTTATTCCCTACAAACAACATGTGGAAGATATTAGCAAGCGGTTTAAATCAATCGAGTTCAGGTACGTTCCTCATCTTCACAATGAGTTAGTTGATGCActcgctactttggcctcgatgttgCCATATCCAGGCAATCTCCATATCAACCCCCCGGAAATCCAAATCTGA